In Thermotoga sp. Ku-13t, one genomic interval encodes:
- a CDS encoding cysteine desulfurase family protein, whose product MRVFLDNCRTTRVLPEVVEEINKYMLEKFARPDGLYESAQEIHDELTEAREFFAKTINASSGEEIVFTSGATEANNLALLGVARANRKKGNHIIISALEHGSVMSIAEALKKEGFEVTIVPVDSEGILKLDEFEKAIRPTTILVSVIAVGHFVGSIMPLEEIGEILSKQDHRIYFHTDAAEMYAKMPIDVQKLKLDLMSVSGHKFHGPKGVGFLYVRKGVKVEPIMYGAESFDKRRPGGENVPAIMGMKKAAELAFEQMKESYRKLRELQEYFIQRVENEIDHVILNGPRGEKRTPYNVNFSFSFIEGEAISLGLSLEGVEVATGSACASESLEPNYAILAIGGDHERAHGSIRFTFSRFTSKEELDYTIEKLKKVVQWLRNISPLKARR is encoded by the coding sequence ATGAGAGTTTTTTTGGACAATTGTAGAACCACGAGGGTTTTGCCAGAAGTGGTTGAAGAAATCAACAAGTACATGCTTGAAAAATTCGCGAGGCCTGACGGACTATACGAGTCCGCACAGGAAATTCACGACGAACTCACCGAGGCGAGAGAATTCTTTGCGAAAACCATCAATGCCTCATCTGGTGAAGAGATCGTCTTCACCTCCGGTGCCACCGAAGCCAACAACCTCGCCCTGCTCGGTGTGGCACGGGCGAACAGAAAGAAGGGCAATCACATCATCATATCTGCGCTCGAACACGGTTCAGTGATGAGCATCGCGGAGGCTTTGAAAAAAGAAGGCTTCGAAGTGACGATAGTACCGGTGGACAGCGAAGGGATCCTGAAGCTTGACGAGTTCGAAAAAGCGATAAGACCAACCACAATACTGGTGAGCGTCATAGCGGTTGGGCACTTCGTGGGATCCATCATGCCACTGGAAGAAATCGGAGAGATCCTTTCGAAACAGGACCACAGGATCTACTTCCACACCGACGCTGCGGAGATGTACGCCAAGATGCCGATCGATGTTCAAAAGTTGAAGCTGGACCTGATGAGCGTCAGTGGCCATAAGTTTCACGGTCCCAAGGGTGTCGGCTTTCTGTACGTTCGAAAGGGTGTGAAGGTAGAACCGATCATGTACGGTGCGGAATCTTTCGACAAGCGCAGGCCCGGCGGAGAGAACGTGCCCGCGATCATGGGCATGAAGAAAGCGGCGGAACTCGCATTCGAACAGATGAAAGAATCGTACAGGAAACTGAGAGAGCTTCAGGAATATTTTATCCAAAGGGTTGAAAACGAGATCGACCACGTGATCCTGAACGGGCCGAGGGGAGAGAAGAGAACCCCGTACAACGTGAACTTCAGCTTCTCCTTCATCGAGGGTGAGGCGATCAGCCTGGGACTGAGCCTTGAAGGGGTGGAAGTTGCCACCGGCTCAGCCTGTGCTTCGGAATCGCTCGAACCCAATTACGCGATTCTGGCCATAGGTGGCGATCATGAGCGCGCTCATGGTTCGATCCGCTTCACCTTCAGCAGATTCACGAGCAAAGAGG
- a CDS encoding purine-nucleoside phosphorylase — translation MDYVERVKKAVEFLKERISVSPTIGIVLGSGLGRIAEVIESPQVIKYADIPGFPVATAPGHKGELIFGKLSGKDTVLMNGRFHYYEGHSMQDVTFPIRVMQLLGVKYLFLTNAAGGLNPLFEVGRPMIIVDHINFMGDNPLRGRNVDEWGPRFPDMSEPYDRKLIALAKEVAEEEKIEVYEGVYVAVAGPNFETAAELRMFRRLGADAVGMSTVPEVIVAKHAGMKVLGISAITDRAVPEDLKPLTAEEVLRVAEETGKKIARIILGVVKRL, via the coding sequence ATGGATTACGTGGAAAGGGTAAAGAAAGCCGTGGAGTTTCTGAAGGAAAGGATCTCTGTTTCACCGACGATCGGCATCGTGCTCGGCTCAGGGCTCGGGAGGATAGCGGAAGTCATCGAATCGCCTCAGGTTATCAAATACGCGGACATCCCTGGCTTTCCTGTCGCCACAGCACCGGGGCACAAGGGTGAGCTCATCTTTGGAAAACTTTCAGGAAAAGACACCGTCCTGATGAACGGAAGGTTCCATTACTACGAGGGACACTCGATGCAGGACGTGACGTTCCCTATTCGTGTGATGCAGCTTCTCGGGGTGAAGTACCTCTTTTTGACGAACGCGGCGGGAGGACTGAACCCTCTCTTCGAAGTTGGCAGGCCGATGATCATAGTCGATCACATAAACTTTATGGGTGACAACCCGCTCAGAGGAAGGAACGTGGACGAGTGGGGACCGAGGTTCCCCGACATGAGCGAGCCTTACGATAGAAAACTCATAGCCCTGGCCAAGGAAGTGGCCGAGGAAGAGAAGATAGAAGTCTACGAGGGTGTCTACGTAGCCGTGGCTGGACCAAATTTCGAAACGGCGGCCGAACTGCGCATGTTCAGAAGGCTCGGTGCCGATGCAGTTGGCATGTCTACGGTGCCTGAGGTCATCGTCGCCAAACATGCAGGCATGAAAGTACTTGGTATCTCTGCGATCACGGATCGTGCGGTGCCCGAGGATTTGAAGCCTCTCACAGCTGAAGAGGTGCTCAGAGTTGCGGAAGAAACCGGTAAGAAGATCGCGCGGATCATCCTCGGGGTGGTCAAGAGGTTATGA
- a CDS encoding SufD family Fe-S cluster assembly protein: MQIDIDRRTEFEALVKAYEKAGGDVSKFLDKRIASIIISGDRVVGLNNVPGVELVPKTIENGVHAKMIIKRGTKLAFPIHVCTGYLERKGYQRVIFDITVEDDAEAHFVAHCVFPWTEEFTHDALMNVTVGKNAKMSYSDEHYHSDAGMVNLITVSRVIVEQNGLYVNRFSLTRTRVGKMRLDFSVELKDRAVADVSARVRASGDDVVYIHEKIDLVGVESRGMVSTTVVALDRARARVVNEAYGRGDYSKGHVRCEEITKGFGVEVSTVPVLKVFSDRAELTHEASIGRVNAKQLETLMSKGLSEDEATELIIKGLLD; encoded by the coding sequence CCGAGTTCGAAGCGCTCGTCAAGGCATACGAGAAAGCGGGCGGTGATGTTTCGAAGTTTCTGGACAAAAGGATCGCCTCGATAATCATAAGCGGTGACAGAGTAGTGGGATTGAACAACGTTCCAGGAGTGGAACTCGTGCCAAAAACCATCGAGAACGGTGTGCACGCAAAAATGATCATAAAGAGAGGAACAAAGCTGGCCTTTCCGATCCACGTGTGCACAGGTTATCTGGAACGTAAAGGATACCAGAGGGTGATCTTCGACATCACGGTCGAGGACGACGCTGAGGCGCACTTCGTGGCTCACTGTGTCTTTCCATGGACTGAGGAGTTCACACACGATGCACTCATGAACGTAACGGTCGGAAAGAACGCGAAGATGTCGTATTCGGATGAACATTACCATTCGGATGCGGGAATGGTGAATTTGATCACAGTTTCGAGGGTAATTGTCGAACAGAACGGGCTTTACGTCAATAGGTTTTCGCTCACGAGAACACGCGTCGGAAAAATGAGGCTGGACTTTTCTGTGGAACTCAAGGACCGAGCCGTTGCAGACGTGTCGGCACGCGTGCGCGCGAGTGGCGACGATGTGGTGTACATTCACGAAAAGATCGATCTCGTCGGCGTCGAATCCCGTGGCATGGTGAGCACAACGGTCGTTGCCCTGGACAGGGCAAGGGCGCGCGTAGTGAACGAAGCTTACGGCAGGGGAGACTATTCCAAGGGACACGTACGGTGTGAGGAGATCACCAAGGGCTTTGGCGTGGAAGTGAGCACCGTGCCAGTACTGAAAGTCTTCAGTGACAGAGCAGAGCTCACGCACGAAGCTTCCATAGGCAGGGTGAACGCAAAGCAGCTTGAGACACTCATGAGCAAAGGCTTGAGTGAGGATGAAGCAACGGAGCTCATCATAAAAGGACTTCTGGATTGA